A single window of Anopheles moucheti chromosome 2, idAnoMoucSN_F20_07, whole genome shotgun sequence DNA harbors:
- the LOC128309409 gene encoding protein suppressor of hairy wing, protein MVGQKSAGVRTSGTKKEELLVNVQVNGNDEIDLVPVNKNTDYGSTSEDDRDDDEDYEDLSDNPDSDPDLLETADGRLILDMKRSKYCGKCKKIFKTTSEQKAHKYKCPGVVDEVQDVILKERIAAKHANPGEEFHKYCNPNPDNPCYCCGEDVSTAHVGHIRCKFCPKSFKAYEYMERHLSSIHSESDAFPCCYCNAKCSTQTILDEHLKTHDEGKPYACMACGKDFTRRYHLDRHEKHTKCGMVPKEVEVLPCEVCGKQFTRIDNLREHLRSHMGQGARKRDYQCPYCSKSFYGSSLLNIHIRTHTGEKPFPCDLCPMSFPSTGALRKHRRKHTGERPYRCDECTATFAARETLNRHRKTHTGEKPHECQDCGKRFIQATQLRAHMLNHSGGNAFECSECDETFSRKARLNEHIKFMHKGEQPFECDKCPKTFLRKDDLTRHELIHLDVKPYECLVCRKFFTTKNAIVLHQRTHTEENPVQCKVCSGTFKRADCLMRHMRTRHRDYLEKIIDDTEKEKMEQLMAKREAEKEATVEIDGAVYQITTMEEGPTKEDGYTTNQTVEMFEVVEIPASTASMPPTTSVPYELIPIVDDTGVVLGESGIVEFIDQSNVAPIQPSVAIVKKEKDSLDKSKSTATVTARPKQAEPVVTKKADKMAHEDKSPKKNVASSTKPTGSSSGTLKLKSESAPMRSPKESPPKTVAKVTKEIPRTKEEPVKQAKPDTVPTATTRPKEAKTKMMDEMKVKRKREPKTIGSKRARTDDDTIPIFLSDDMLERKISELLQMLMGDEMLRSFGWPNAPVEEVLGRVIMGCGHQPAKGEEVGDHTTRMRENTKILFSVTMDDDDIRSLLNNHTVDEVIMHVLKNK, encoded by the exons ATGGTCGGTCAAAAGTCTGCCGGAGTCCGTACGAGTGGGACGAAGAAGGAAGAACTGTTGGTCAACGTTCAGGTGAACGGTAACGACGAGATTGATCTGGTACCGGTTAATAAGAACACGGACTACGGAAGCACATCGGAAGATGATCGGGATGATGACGAAGATTACGAGGATCTTTCGGACAATCCGGACTCGGATCCGGATTTGCTGGAAACTGCCGATGGCCGACTGATACTGGACATGAAGCGCAGCAAGTACTGTGGGAAGTGTAAaaagattttcaaaacaacGTCG gaacaaaaagcacacaagTACAAGTGTCCGGGCGTGGTGGATGAGGTGCAAGACGTTATCTTGAAGGAGCGCATAGCGGCCAAACATGCGAACCCAGGCGAAGAGTTTCACAAGTACTGCAATCCGAATCCAGATAATCCGTGCTATTGCTGTGGTGAAGATGTCAGCACGGCGCACGTTGGTCACATCCGGTGCAAATTCTGTCCCAAATCGTTCAAGGCGTACGAGTACATGGAGCGACACCTGAGCTCGATCCATTCGGAGTCGGACGCGTTTCCATGCTGCTACTGCAACGCAAAGTGCAGCACACAGACAATTTTGGACGAGCATCTGAAGACCCACGACGAGGGCAAGCCGTACGCATGTATGGCGTGTGGGAAGGATTTCACCCGCCGTTACCATCTGGACCGGCACGAGAAGCACACCAAGTGTGGTATGGTCCCGAAGGAGGTGGAAGTCTTACCGTGTGAGGTTTGTGGCAAGCAATTTACACGCATTGACAATCTGCGCGAACATTTGCGTTCGCATATGGGCCAGGGAGCGCGTAAACGTGATTACCAGTGTCCGTACTGTTCGAAGTCGTTCTACGGGTCATCACTGCTAAACATTCACATTCGTACGCACACGGGCGAGAAACCATTTCCGTGCGATCTGTGCCCGATGTCGTTTCCGTCCACGGGTGCGCTACGAAAGCATCGGCGCAAGCACACCGGCGAACGGCCGTACCGTTGTGACGAGTGTACGGCAACGTTTGCTGCGCGTGAAACGCTTAACCGGCACCGGAAAACGCACACCGGCGAGAAACCGCACGAGTGTCAGGATTGCGGTAAACGCTTCATCCAGGCCACGCAGCTACGGGCGCACATGCTCAACCACAGTGGCGGCAATGCGTTCGAGTGCAGCGAGTGTGACGAAACTTTTAGCCGGAAGGCCCGACTAAACGAGCACATCAAGTTCATGCACAAGGGAGAGCAACCGTTCGAGTGTGACAAATGTCCAAAAACGTTCTTGCGTAAGGATGATCTGACACGCCACGAGCTAATCCATTTGGACGTGAAAC CATACGAATGTTTGGTGtgtcgaaaatttttcacgaccaaaaACGCTATCGTGTTGCACCAGCGGACGCACACGGAAGAAAATCCGGTGCAATGCAAAGTTTGCTCGGGAACATTCAAGAGGGCGGACTGCTTGATGCGACATATGCGCACAAGACACCG TGATTATTTGGAAAAAATAATCGACGATACGGAGAAAGAGAAGATGGAACAGCTGATGGCAAAGCGGGAAGCAGAAAAGGAAGCAACGGTGGAAATAGACGGAGCCGTCTACCAGATCACCACGATGGAGGAAGGCCCCACGAAAGAGGACGGCTATACCACCAACCAAACGGTAGAAATGTTCGAAGTGGTAGAAATCCCGGCAAGCACCGCAAGCATGCCACCAACCACATCGGTCCCGTATGAACTGATACCAATCGTGGATGATACGGGTGTAGTTTTGGGCGAGAGCGGTATAGTCGAGTTTATCGACCAGTCAAATGTTGCCCCGATACAGCCAAGCGTCGCGATtgttaaaaaggaaaaagattCCCTCGACAAATCCAAATCAACGGCGACTGTCACTGCTCGGCCAAAACAGGCGGAACCGGTCGTTACAAAGAAGGCCGATAAAATGGCACATGAGGACAAATCACCCAAGAAGAACGTTGCAAGCTCCACAAAACcaaccggcagcagcagtggaacGTTGAAACTAAAGTCGGAAAGTGCACCGATGCGTTCGCCAAAGGAATCACCACCAAAAACGGTCGCAAAGGTTACAAAAGAGATTCCCCGCACGAAAGAGGAACCCGTCAAACAAGCAAAGCCGGACACAGTACCGACAGCAACAACTCGCCCGAAAGAAGCTAAAACGAAgatgatggatgaaatgaaagTGAAGCGCAAACGTGAACCGAAAACGATCGGTTCGAAGCGTGCCCGCACGGATGACGACACTATACCGATCTTCCTGAGCGACGATATGTTGGAGCGCAAAATTTCCGAACTGCTGCAGATGTTGATGGGGGACGAGATGTTGCGCAGTTTCGGCTGGCCGAATGCACCGGTAGAGGAGGTGCTCGGGCGCGTTATTATGGGCTGCGGTCATCAGCCGGCAAAGGGAGAAGAGGTCGGTGATCATACGACGCGTATGCGCGAGAACACAAAAATTCTGTTTTCCGTCACGATGGACGATGACGATATACGATCCTTATTGAACAACCACACGGTTGATGAAGTTATCATGCAcgtgttaaaaaataaataa
- the LOC128309410 gene encoding uncharacterized protein LOC128309410 has protein sequence MADFDWNDHHRQQVLQGRQILERTSASLARSNQIAIETEHTGHEVINELEVQRESLLRSQRRLESANDDLSKSGAIIRAMKRNVLYNKLILIMIIVMEVVILAGMLALKFM, from the exons ATGGCCGATTTCGACTGGAACGATCATCACCGGCAGCAGGTTCTACAGGGCCGACAAATATTAGAACGAACGTCCGCCAGTCTGGCCCGTTCGAATCAGATTGCCATCGAGACGGAACATACGGGTCATGAA GTAATTAATGAACTTGAAGTGCAGCGTGAATCTCTGCTACGCAGCCAACGTCGTCTGGAGAGCGCCAATGACGATCTTAGCAAATCCGGTGCCATCATCCGTGCGATGAAGCGTAATGTGCTGTACAATAAGCTCATCTTGATCATGATCATCGTAATGGAGGTGGTAATACTCGCAGGCATGCTTGCGTTGAAGTTCATGTAA